A section of the Hevea brasiliensis isolate MT/VB/25A 57/8 chromosome 17, ASM3005281v1, whole genome shotgun sequence genome encodes:
- the LOC110660483 gene encoding uncharacterized protein LOC110660483 isoform X2, which produces MHATVQPGGRSPKAMNGPMSTSQLKPGSDSVHNSASSFPSQVKGKKRERGDQGSEPVKRERSSKMDDGDPGHSRPESIWKSEIATFTEKGGLVDFEGVEKLVQLMLPEKNEKRIDLVGRSILAGVIAATEKFDCLNLFVQLRGLPVLDEWLQEVHKGKIGDGSSPKDSDKSIEVFLLVLLRALDKLPVNLHALQMCNIGKSVNHLRTHKNLEIQKKARTLVDTWKKRVEAEMDAKSGSNQAVSWAARSRLPEVSHGGNRHLGASSDVAMKSSPAQVSASKNAPVKLVPGETTAKSASASPGSMKSAPSSASVGNNLKEGQARNTGVSGGSDPPLTAAGDEKSSSSSQSHNNSQSCSSDHAKAGGHSVKEDARSSTAVSMSANKIIGSSSRYRKSMNGFPGPTSSGVQKETGSSRNSSLRRSPGSEKVPQSSLTCEKMVDVPVAEGNNHKLIVKLSNRGRSPARTASGGSLEDPSVMNSRASSPVLSEKHDQFDRNVKEKSDVYRANTIADVKTESWQSNDFKEVLTGSDEGDGSPAAVPDEDNCRTCDETRKLAEVSKAASSSSGNEHKSGKLHEGSFSSINALIESCVKYSEVNASLDVGDEVGMNLLAAVAAGEMSKSDVASPSHSPQRNVTVAEHSCISTDSKIKPYSSDKLMPDQGQSVDDEHEKRSIVASNALAKNTEVKTEVKPSSLSEGKPTGDVNTHLNSSSMDSQQVAEPCVESKVKSEETLIGTSSAVPSGSLAEKTSNGGGIETWQEKAHGNSNAGGLSDAKEDLCNSFVTEDKFNVSGVVGTEAVVESCPYPSLEIDSENKQNLNNELNVACQAGQKPLVVMHSECTKGSAGRVLHPSDSSKDIISENVGEAKAEKADEMDTRSPKQKTEEESNIGSAVTDQKGDCMESLEGNQCNEQHSGVPMPLHKLSPTVVQEPELQARSRGSKLSGIEVDETEECTSATADAVPSSAAGESDKEAKVEFDLNEGFSGDDGRSGEPNNLRAPECSNAVQLISPLPLPVSSGSSALPASITVASAAKRPFVPPEDLLRNRGELGWKGSAATSAFRPAEPRKALETVVSVTSISLPDAPSAKPSRPPLDIDLNVPDERILEDMASRSTAQGTGSIADLASNHDLAHDETLGSAPVRNSGGLDLDLNRVDEPTDISNQLISNGHRLDVQLQPTKSSSGGILNGEVSVRRDFDLNDGPLVDEMSVEPNVQQTRSSAPSQLSVSGLRMNNTEMGNFSSWFPQGNPYSAVTIQSNLPDRGEQPFPVVTPGGPQRMLAPPSGSNPFSADVYRGSVLSSSPAVPFPSTPFQYVFPFGANFPLPSATLSGGSTTYVDSSSGGRLCFPAIHSQVLAPAGAVPSHYPRPFVVSLPDNNNNGSTDSSRKWGRQGLDLNAGPLGPEIEGRDATSSLASRQLSVASSQAFSEEQSRMFQVAGGSVLKRKEPDGGWESYKQSSWQ; this is translated from the coding sequence AGCAGCCACAGAAAAGTTTGATTGCCTCAATCTATTCGTGCAGCTTAGGGGCTTGCCTGTATTGGATGAATGGTTGCAGGAGGTGCATAAAGGGAAGATTGGTGATGGTAGTAGTCCTAAGGATAGTGATAAATCTATCGAggtatttctcttagttttactTCGGGCACTTGACAAACTCCCTGTCAATCTTCATGCTTTACAAATGTGTAATATTGGTAAGTCAGTGAATCATCTGCGTACACATAAGAACTTGGAAATTCAAAAGAAAGCAAGAACTCTAGTTGATACATGGAAGAAACGTGTTGAGGCTGAAATGGATGCAAAGTCTGGTTCTAACCAGGCTGTCTCATGGGCTGCGAGATCACGTCTTCCAGAAGTTTCGCATGGTGGGAACAGACATTTAGGTGCATCCTCTGATGTTGCAATGAAGAGTTCACCTGCCCAAGTTTCTGCATCAAAAAATGCTCCAGTCAAGCTTGTCCCAGGGGAGACTACAGCCAAGTCTGCATCTGCATCTCCAGGTTCCATGAAATCAGCACCATCTTCTGCATCAGTGGGTAATAACTTAAAAGAAGGTCAAGCAAGAAATACTGGTGTTAGTGGTGGCTCTGATCCTCCATTAACAGCTGCTGGAGATGAGAAAAGCAGCAGTTCTAGTCAGTCCCACAACAACAGTCAATCTTGTTCCAGTGACCATGCCAAAGCTGGGGGGCATTCAGTGAAGGAGGATGCAAGGAGCTCTACTGCTGTTTCAATGTCTGCAAATAAGATCATTGGGAGTTCTTCTCGGTATCGAAAATCGATGAATGGCTTTCCTGGGCCAACTTCATCTGGGGTTCAAAAGGAAACTGGGTCGAGCAGGAATTCTTCCTTGCGCAGAAGTCCGGGTTCAGAAAAAGTACCACAGTCCAGTTTGACCTGTGAGAAGATGGTTGATGTCCCTGTGGCAGAGGGGAATAATCACAAATTGATTGTTAAACTGTCCAATAGAGGTCGCAGTCCTGCAAGAACTGCCAGTGGAGGATCATTGGAGGACCCTTCAGTCATGAATAGCAGGGCTTCTTCTCCTGTGCTTTCTGAGAAGCATGACCAGTTTGATCGTAATGTGAAGGAAAAGAGTGATGTTTATCGAGCAAATACTATTGCTGATGTAAAGACTGAGTCATGGCAAAGCAATGATTTCAAAGAGGTGCTTACTGGGTCTGACGAGGGAGATGGTTCTCCTGCTGCTGTTCCTGATGAAGATAACTGTCGAACCTGTGATGAAACGAGGAAATTAGCTGAAGTTTCTAAAGCTGCTTCCTCATCATCTGGAAATGAACATAAATCTGGGAAGTTGCACGAGGGTTCTTTCAGCTCCATAAATGCTTTGATTGAAAGTTGTGTCAAGTACTCTGAAGTAAATGCATCATTGGATGTTGGGGACGAGGTTGGAATGAACCTGCTTGCTGCTGTGGCTGCTGGTGAGATGTCCAAATCAGATGTGGCTTCACCATCTCATTCTCCACAAAGAAATGTTACTGTTGCTGAGCACTCTTGCATAAGCACTGATTCAAAAATAAAACCATATTCAAGTGATAAGCTTATGCCAGACCAAGGTCAGTCTGTTGATGATGAGCATGAGAAACGGAGTATCGTTGCCAGTAATGCACTGGCTAAGAACACAGAAGTTAAAACAGAAGTTAAACCCAGTTCATTGTCAGAAGGAAAACCGACAGGGGATGTCaatacacatttaaattcttccAGTATGGATTCACAGCAAGTTGCAGAACCCTGCGTAGAAAGCAAAGTGAAGTCAGAAGAGACATTAATAGGCACTTCATCAGCTGTGCCTTCTGGAAGCTTGGCAGAGAAGACATCAAATGGTGGTGGGATAGAAACATGGCAGGAAAAGGCACACGGCAATTCAAATGCAGGTGGCCTCTCTGATGCTAAAGAAGACTTATGCAATTCTTTTGTAACAGAGGATAAGTTCAATGTTTCAGGAGTGGTTGGTACTGAAGCTGTTGTAGAATCTTGTCCTTATCCATCTTTGGAGATTGACAGTGAGAACAAGCAAAACTTGAATAATGAGTTGAACGTTGCTTGCCAGGCAGGCCAGAAACCACTTGTAGTGATGCATTCTGAGTGCACAAAAGGAAGTGCTGGGCGAGTGCTGCATCCTTCTGATTCTAGCAAGGACATTATTTCTGAAAATGTTGGTGAAGCGAAGGCTGAAAAGGCTGATGAAATGGACACAAGGAGTCCAAAACAAAAAACTGAAGAGGAAAGTAATATTGGTTCTGCTGTTACTGATCAGAAGGGTGATTGCATGGAGAGTCTAGAAGGTAATCAGTGTAATGAACAACATAGTGGCGTCCCAATGCCTCTTCACAAGTTGTCACCCACAGTTGTACAGGAACCTGAACTGCAAGCAAGGTCCAGAGGATCAAAGTTGTCTGGCATTGAAGTTGATGAAACTGAGGAATGTACATCTGCTACTGCAGATGCTGTTCCTTCATCTGCTGCAGGGGAGTCAGATAAGGAAGCAAAAGTGGAATTTGATCTGAATGAAGGCTTTAGTGGTGATGATGGGAGATCTGGGGAACCAAATAACTTGAGAGCACCTGAATGTTCTAATGCTGTTCAATTAATTAGCCCTTTGCCTTTACCTGTTTCTTCTGGTTCTAGTGCTCTTCCTGCTTCGATTACGGTAGCTTCTGCTGCAAAAAGGCCCTTTGTTCCCCCTGAGGATTTACTTAGGAATAGGGGAGAACTTGGTTGGAAGGGATCAGCAGCCACAAGTGCATTTCGGCCAGCTGAACCTAGAAAAGCATTGGAGACAGTGGTAAGTGTGACTAGTATATCTCTTCCTGATGCGCCTTCTGCCAAGCCCAGTCGTCCTCCTTTAGATATCGACTTGAATGTTCCCGATGAAAGAATCCTTGAGGATATGGCTTCTCGAAGTACTGCTCAGGGTACAGGTTCTATAGCTGACCTGGCCAGTAATCATGATCTTGCACATGATGAAACACTGGGTTCCGCACCTGTTCGTAACTCTGGCGGACTTGATCTTGATTTGAATAGAGTGGATGAGCCCACTGATATCAGTAATCAGTTAATAAGCAACGGTCATAGGCTGGATGTGCAGCTTCAGCCGACCAAATCATCTTCAGGTGGTATTCTTAATGGAGAGGTGAGTGTCCGTAGGGACTTTGATTTGAATGATGGGCCCCTTGTTGATGAGATGAGTGTGGAACCAAATGTCCAGCAAACCAGGAGCAGTGCACCATCCCAACTGTCTGTTTCTGGCCTTAGGATGAACAACACAGAAATGGGAAACTTTTCTTCATGGTTTCCACAGGGTAATCCATATTCAGCTGTCACAATCCAGTCCAACTTGCCTGATAGAGGAGAGCAGCCTTTTCCAGTGGTCACACCTGGTGGTCCTCAAAGAATGTTGGCACCGCCTAGTGGCAGCAACCCATTTAGTGCTGATGTTTATAGGGGGTCAGTCCTGTCATCTTCTCCAGCTGTGCCTTTTCCATCTACACCTTTTCAGTATGTCTTTCCTTTTGGAGCCAATTTTCCTCTACCCTCAGCAACACTTTCAGGTGGTTCAACAACATATGTGGATTCATCATCTGGCGGGAGGCTTTGCTTTCCTGCAATTCATTCTCAAGTATTAGCACCTGCTGGTGCAGTCCCATCTCATTATCCAAGACCTTTTGTTGTTAGCCTCCCGGATAATAACAATAATGGAAGCACCGATAGCAGCAGGAAATGGGGAAGGCAGGGGCTAGACCTCAATGCAGGGCCTCTAGGTCCAGAAATTGAAGGGAGAGATGCAACATCTTCTCTTGCATCAAGACAATTGTCTGTAGCCAGTTCACAGGCGTTTTCAGAGGAGCAGTCAAGGATGTTTCAAGTTGCAGGAGGCAGTGTCTTGAAGAGGAAGGAGCCAGATGGAGGGTGGGAAAGTTATAAGCAATCATCATGGCAATAG